The Nitrospira sp. genome contains a region encoding:
- a CDS encoding metal-dependent hydrolase codes for MDPITHTCSGILLGQGLRPLTAVRKTTLLVAGLAAFAPDLDSVSYLWGSDAFYRVHHTYTHTLVGVVLLALVLAAIESRWLKTLSFSRLLGLNMVGGAIHLCGDMIALWPLRILWPFSDYDFVLKWTSDFDYVVLAVVVVATGLSETDGFQHRAPWIIAGGFLILLAYFLLIPGWGGA; via the coding sequence ATGGACCCGATCACGCACACATGTTCCGGTATTCTGCTGGGGCAGGGGCTGCGTCCGCTCACGGCGGTGCGGAAGACGACGCTGCTGGTGGCGGGACTGGCCGCCTTTGCACCGGATCTCGATTCCGTCAGTTACCTCTGGGGATCGGACGCCTTTTACCGGGTGCATCATACTTACACGCATACACTTGTGGGGGTTGTACTATTGGCGCTGGTGCTAGCCGCCATCGAGAGCCGCTGGCTCAAGACCCTGTCCTTCTCGCGTCTGCTGGGGCTCAACATGGTCGGAGGCGCGATCCATCTATGCGGCGACATGATCGCGCTCTGGCCGCTCCGGATCCTCTGGCCATTCAGCGACTATGATTTCGTCCTCAAATGGACCAGTGACTTCGATTATGTGGTGCTGGCGGTGGTGGTCGTGGCGACTGGCTTATCCGAAACGGATGGCTTTCAGCATCGTGCCCCCTGGATCATCGCCGGCGGGTTTCTCATCCTTCTTGCCTATTTTCTGCTCATCCCCGGTTGGGGAGGGGCCTGA
- a CDS encoding 4Fe-4S binding protein has product MTRRHKYRMIALALVHAYIAFHMIAWHIFGIEIWGKTAMMGVPSLAKGTINAASIMVLLILGSILIFGRGFCGWVCHMRGAIEFADWVLVKLKIPRYQKIRDKNLLINTPHRWLLRIGALFVLLLPVIILVHNTGFQSKVSPMAPPPLADLPGYEGKAFAKTAWFNLDINPTWHDFFIAFGLAMFIQFTMSIVLNLRYGQGAFCRVLCPYVTLMVPLMNRSPFQAKITRVAQCIGCRDCSNACPQGIDVSREIWHFDGKVTNLECIKCYACIDACDDNVLRDTSLPAVPQTDRLKPYEKRPWQQEVVRKDGLLSNSRHMQVFEPLGPVADFSSLLVALVCGGITSRFGGFWFYPGAILSFIAFRECCLYLTKWSSEIKQRSAVVPGKG; this is encoded by the coding sequence ATGACGAGGCGACACAAGTACCGAATGATTGCGTTGGCGCTTGTGCACGCCTATATCGCCTTCCATATGATTGCCTGGCACATCTTCGGGATAGAGATCTGGGGCAAGACTGCGATGATGGGGGTCCCTTCGCTTGCGAAGGGGACCATCAATGCTGCCTCGATCATGGTGTTGCTGATCCTAGGATCAATTTTGATTTTTGGACGTGGATTTTGCGGGTGGGTCTGCCACATGCGTGGTGCGATCGAATTTGCAGATTGGGTTCTTGTCAAGCTGAAGATCCCTCGCTATCAGAAAATAAGGGACAAGAATTTGCTCATCAATACTCCCCATCGCTGGTTGCTGAGAATCGGAGCCCTATTTGTGCTCTTATTGCCCGTCATTATTTTGGTCCATAACACCGGGTTTCAGTCGAAAGTGAGCCCGATGGCCCCTCCACCTCTCGCTGATCTGCCGGGCTATGAAGGAAAGGCTTTTGCGAAAACCGCCTGGTTCAACCTTGATATCAACCCAACCTGGCACGATTTCTTTATCGCGTTCGGCTTGGCCATGTTCATTCAATTCACCATGAGTATCGTTCTCAACCTTCGCTACGGGCAGGGAGCGTTTTGCCGGGTACTCTGCCCCTATGTCACCCTTATGGTTCCCCTCATGAATCGGTCTCCTTTTCAAGCGAAGATTACCCGTGTGGCTCAGTGTATAGGGTGCCGGGACTGTAGTAATGCCTGCCCACAGGGAATCGATGTGAGTAGGGAAATTTGGCATTTTGATGGAAAAGTCACGAACCTCGAATGCATCAAGTGCTATGCCTGCATCGATGCGTGTGATGACAATGTGTTGAGAGATACCTCACTGCCGGCCGTTCCCCAAACGGATCGGCTAAAACCGTACGAAAAGCGTCCCTGGCAGCAGGAGGTGGTGCGAAAAGATGGGCTGCTCAGCAATAGCCGGCACATGCAGGTGTTCGAGCCACTCGGTCCGGTGGCCGATTTTTCATCGCTTCTCGTCGCCTTGGTGTGCGGCGGCATCACTTCACGGTTTGGGGGATTTTGGTTTTATCCGGGCGCCATTCTGTCTTTCATCGCGTTTCGAGAATGTTGCCTGTATCTAACGAAATGGTCCTCTGAGATCAAGCAGAGGTCGGCAGTCGTGCCTGGCAAGGGGTGA
- a CDS encoding patatin-like phospholipase family protein, protein MTNDHEPPNDRFCDLVMKGGTTSGVVYPRAIAELSHHYRFRSIGGTSAGAIAAAVTAAAEYQRRRTGSRKGFDELNNIPNELADEVAPGTRKLLTLFQPQPSMRRLFSVLVWGLNRETTSLRIGWTIIGFLRVYWLATLGAVGLAGLFGAVFVWHFAVIGLSCIAASLIFVIALPALVGTQVFADITRRLVDNNFGLCTGMTVDATAEHSEERSRETARDGLTPWLHNLIQTAAGRSIESDPLTFGDLWDAPGLPSWLNASTNPKPRSIDLQMFTTNLSHGRPYILPLSEGSSQQTRFRDRERLFFKEKEILKVLPGNVVKWMTNNSKPYSVDPGREGKDPDVNDPSTQDLRALPHPKDFPILLAARMSLSFPFLFSAIPLYAIDYDLPSTDRKVRCCWFSDGGISSNFPIHLFDGLVPMWPTFGITLESRIKGRRSVFLPDEYRFGYGERWNQIPDKEENAPLSRLGKFIWAIICTMQNWNDNSLARMPGVRDRVARIRLDEHEGGLNLNMEKDFIDRIAALGVKAANELVERFALKGSEGWDEHRFVRLHVLLKMFEARSPGVLTALATDGGGTADFASLLDKMMNAKDQSGNSIPPAGYEKPMTKEEREAIDDFIIALQNLAMKTEPQSVSFKPIPRPELRVRPPL, encoded by the coding sequence GTGACAAACGATCATGAACCACCGAATGATAGGTTTTGCGACCTGGTAATGAAAGGTGGAACTACAAGCGGTGTGGTGTATCCCAGGGCAATTGCGGAATTATCTCATCACTATCGTTTTAGGAGTATTGGAGGAACATCAGCTGGTGCAATTGCTGCTGCGGTAACAGCGGCTGCGGAATACCAGCGGCGACGCACCGGCTCACGGAAAGGTTTCGATGAGCTCAACAATATTCCAAACGAACTTGCTGATGAAGTTGCGCCAGGTACACGCAAGTTGCTCACCTTGTTCCAGCCGCAGCCTTCCATGCGCCGACTCTTTTCGGTGTTAGTCTGGGGTTTGAACCGCGAGACCACTTCCTTGCGCATAGGTTGGACCATCATAGGATTTCTGCGTGTCTACTGGCTGGCTACACTAGGGGCGGTGGGATTGGCCGGCTTGTTCGGAGCTGTTTTTGTGTGGCATTTCGCCGTCATTGGATTAAGCTGCATCGCCGCATCCCTGATATTTGTTATTGCATTGCCGGCATTGGTTGGCACGCAAGTTTTTGCTGACATTACGAGACGGCTGGTAGACAACAACTTTGGTCTATGCACCGGTATGACCGTAGATGCAACTGCAGAACATTCTGAGGAGAGATCTAGAGAGACAGCTAGAGATGGGCTCACCCCATGGCTGCATAATCTGATCCAAACGGCGGCGGGACGTAGTATCGAAAGCGATCCCCTCACGTTCGGAGACCTGTGGGACGCACCTGGTCTTCCTTCTTGGTTGAATGCATCCACCAATCCCAAACCGCGTTCGATTGATCTGCAAATGTTTACCACTAATCTATCTCATGGAAGGCCGTACATTCTCCCTTTATCGGAAGGGAGCTCGCAACAGACGAGGTTTCGAGATCGTGAACGCCTCTTCTTCAAAGAGAAGGAGATATTAAAAGTTCTGCCTGGGAATGTTGTGAAGTGGATGACAAATAATTCCAAACCATACAGCGTGGATCCTGGTAGAGAAGGTAAAGACCCCGACGTTAATGACCCAAGTACACAAGATTTGAGGGCCTTACCTCATCCGAAAGACTTTCCCATTTTATTGGCGGCGCGCATGAGCCTATCATTTCCTTTTCTCTTCTCAGCAATTCCACTTTATGCCATCGACTATGACCTACCCAGTACAGATAGGAAAGTTCGTTGCTGTTGGTTTTCGGATGGAGGTATCAGTTCCAACTTTCCCATTCATCTATTCGACGGTTTGGTGCCCATGTGGCCGACCTTCGGCATTACCCTCGAGTCCAGGATTAAAGGGCGACGGTCGGTCTTTCTTCCGGACGAATATAGATTTGGCTATGGGGAACGATGGAACCAGATACCGGACAAGGAAGAGAATGCCCCATTGAGTAGATTGGGCAAGTTCATCTGGGCCATCATCTGCACAATGCAAAACTGGAACGACAATTCCCTTGCACGCATGCCAGGAGTGAGGGACAGGGTTGCTCGTATCAGGCTAGATGAACATGAAGGGGGTCTCAATCTCAATATGGAGAAAGATTTCATAGATAGAATTGCCGCCCTTGGTGTGAAGGCAGCAAATGAGCTAGTTGAACGATTTGCTCTAAAAGGATCAGAGGGCTGGGATGAACATAGATTTGTCAGACTGCATGTTCTACTGAAGATGTTTGAAGCTAGATCGCCTGGAGTCTTAACCGCTCTTGCCACGGACGGTGGAGGCACAGCTGATTTTGCATCACTGCTAGATAAAATGATGAACGCAAAGGACCAGAGTGGAAATTCTATTCCACCAGCTGGGTATGAGAAACCGATGACAAAGGAAGAGCGTGAGGCGATAGACGACTTCATCATCGCGTTGCAGAACCTTGCGATGAAGACGGAACCTCAATCAGTCTCATTCAAACCAATCCCTCGGCCGGAACTGCGAGTGCGTCCACCGCTCTAG
- a CDS encoding acyloxyacyl hydrolase, which translates to MNKDTVSPYVGLIGVFFSVWAGVIQPCWAQSEAISPNARAILKRGTIEAGGSVGYWNEFLFPTEAHSANRYAVFIMPRIGVVMTDEMHAGVLSGNLEVLAEPFYGRFKNGFSADAVGSSLVIKYNLLSFGRWVPFWDAGVGLLWTDLAPRIAEDSSQVNVALETGPGVQYFATTRMAVTVGVRYHHISNAWIGERNLGLDAALPYAGVSWIWSH; encoded by the coding sequence ATGAACAAAGATACTGTATCGCCCTATGTTGGACTCATAGGGGTATTTTTCTCGGTCTGGGCTGGAGTGATCCAACCCTGTTGGGCTCAATCAGAGGCCATATCACCGAACGCACGAGCTATTCTGAAGCGCGGAACGATAGAAGCCGGCGGGTCGGTAGGGTACTGGAATGAGTTCCTCTTTCCCACCGAGGCACACTCGGCAAACCGTTACGCCGTCTTTATCATGCCCAGGATAGGGGTGGTCATGACCGATGAAATGCATGCCGGCGTGCTCTCGGGGAACCTGGAGGTCCTTGCGGAACCGTTCTATGGTCGGTTCAAGAACGGATTTTCTGCCGATGCAGTCGGGAGTTCGCTGGTCATCAAATACAACCTACTCTCATTCGGACGCTGGGTGCCATTCTGGGATGCTGGAGTTGGATTGCTGTGGACCGATCTCGCTCCCCGGATTGCTGAGGACAGTAGTCAGGTGAATGTTGCCCTTGAGACTGGGCCAGGTGTTCAATACTTTGCGACGACACGCATGGCTGTGACAGTGGGAGTGCGATACCATCACATTTCGAATGCCTGGATAGGAGAACGGAACTTGGGGTTGGACGCCGCGCTTCCGTATGCTGGAGTGTCTTGGATCTGGTCACACTAA